The genome window AACACGCGCACCCCGACGAGCTGGTCGACACGCTGCAAACGCAGCACCACTTCGACGCCGGCGCGGCCACCAAGCTCGTGGACTACCTGAGCCGCCAGCGCGAGAGCACCGGCTCGGCCTTGCCGCACAGCGACCACGTGGTGCTCGAGCGCATGCAGAGCGGGCCCGACGGCTACCGCGGGCCGGAGCTGCAACAGCAGTGGGTGATCCACACGGTCTGGGGCGGCCAGGCGAACCGCCCCTACGCGCTCGCGCTCGGCGCGGCCTGGCAGCAGACCTTCGACGAGTCGCCCGAGGTGCACAGCGACAACGACGCGATCATCGTGCTGGCCAAGGCCAACCCCACGCCCGAGGCGGTCATGGCGCTGGTCGAGCCGCACAACCTCGACGCGCTGCTGCGCGCGGCGCTCGAGAGCTCGGGCTTCTTCGGCGCGCGCTTCCGCGAGGTGTGTGGCCGTTTCCTATTGCTGCCGCGGCAGAAGTTCAACCAGCGCCTGCCGCTCTGGATGAGCCGCCTGCAGGCGAAGAAGCTGATGTCGGCGACGCGCGACTTCAGCGACTTCCCGGTGATGCTCGAAACCTGGCGCACCTGCCTGCAGGACGAGTTCGACCTCGGCGCCCTGCGCCAGCACCTTGGCCGCCTGGCCGACGGCAGCCTGCTCTGGTCGTACGCCGAAACCGATGCGCCCTCGCCGTTTGCCCGCAACCTGAGCTACGAGCAGATCGCCCCACTCGTCTACGCCGACGACACGCCGGAGCACGCCGGGCCGAGCCAGCTCGACGCGGACCTGATCGCTGAGGCGGTGCGCAACGCCGCCGTGCGCCCGCCGCTGAACCCGGTCATCTGCGCCGAGTTCGTCGCCAAGCGCCAGCGCAGCCACCCGGACTACCGGCCCGAGACCGACGCCGACTGGCGCGACTGGGTGCGCGAGCGCGTGCTGCTGCCCGAGGCGGAGTGGTGGGACGGCTGGCAGGGCCAGCCCGACGCGCACGACGACCGCTTGGTGGTGTTCAGCGCAGGCGAACGCCGCTGGGTCTGCCACCTCGAACAGGCGCACGCGCTGGTGGCGAGCGGCCTCGCCGCCGACGCGACGCCCAGCCGGTCGGCGCTGCCCGCGCTCGAGGACGCGCGCGACAGCCTGACCCAGGCCTGCGAAATCCTGAGCTTCTACGGCCCCTTGCGCACCGAGCAGGTCGTCGCGCTGCTGCCGAGCGTGCCGAACGGCCTGTTCGAGGACGGCCGGCTGGTCGGCGATGTCCGGGTGCAGGACGACGAGGCGCTCTACACGCTCGACGCCGAGAACCTCGACATCATCCTGCGCTGGCAGCGCGCCGCCAACCGACCGGCCTTCGAGACGCGACCGGCCACCGCGCTGCCCGATTTTCTCGCGCGCTGGCACGGCTTCGGCAAACCGCCCACCGCGGATAACACCGTCGACGCGCTCGACCGGTTGCGCGGCTACCGTGCGCCGGTGAGCACCGTGCTTGACGACTGTCTGGCCGCCCGCCTGCCGGGCCTGTCGTCGCACCAGCTCGACGACAGCCTGCGCGAGCACGCGATCCGCTGGCGCGGCCACAGCCGCGAACGCATCAGCCTGCACTACGACGACGACACCGACCTGCTCTACGCGCCGAGCGAACCGACGGACGATGTCGCCGCGCTGCGCGCGGGCTTCGCCGACCCGGCCGCCGGCTACAGCTTCAATCAGGTGCGTGACCAGCTGCAGGCGACCGCACCCGAAGACGACCTCGACGCCTTCAACGCGCGCTGGTGGGACGCGGTGTGGGCCGGCGTTGTCACAGCCGACGCAGTGCAGCCGCTGCGCCAGGGCGCGCTCGCCCAGTACCGACTGACCAGCGCCCCAAGCGCCCACCACCGCGCCCGCGCCGGGCGCCGCATCAGCGGGCGGCGCGCCCTGCAGAACGCGCGCGCCGCGGCCGTGGGGTGGCCGGGGGTGTGGCGGCTCTCGCCCCAGCCCACCGTCGCGAGCAACCCACTCGACCAGCTCGAGCGCGCGCGCGAGCGCGTGTACCTGCTGCTCGACCGCTACGGGGTGGTGAACCGCGACCTCGTCAACCGCGAGTGCGACGACGGCCGCGAGCCGATGGCCTGGCGCGCGCTCTTTCAGGCGCTGCGCGTGATGGAGCTCGCGGGTGAAGTGGTGCAGGGCCTCTTCTTCGACGAACTGGCCGGGCCGCAATTTGCAAGCCCGCAAGCGCTGCACCTGTTGCGCCGCCACCCGAGCGCCACCGGCAGTTTCTGGTGCAACGCGCTCGACCCGGTGAGCCCCTGCGGCCTCGGCCTCGACTGGCCCGAGCTGCCGCAGCGCCGCGCGCAAAACGCGCTCGCCTTTCACGACGGCGCGCTCGCGCTGGTGATCGAACGCGCCGGCAAGCAGCTCCGCTTCCTGATCGAGCCGGACGCACCTGCACTCGGGGCCGTGCTCGCCCCGCTCGCGCACCTCGCAGCACGCCGCCGCGTCGAGGTGCAGACGATCAACGATACCCCGGCCGTGGTCAGCCCCTACCGCGCCGCGCTCGAGCGCCACCTCGATTGCCACAGCGACCACAAGGCGCTGACTATCGAAGCCCCACACAGCCCCTGAACCGCGGCACGGCGATGGGGCGGTCAGCCCGTCCTGCCAAGGCGCCTCAAAGCGCTTGCGCTATATTGCATTTGCCATGTATTTTGCTGCGTAGCGCCCTGCCACCCCGCCTGCCCATGACCCGCAATCCCCCGCTGCTGAGCCCGGACGAGGTCGACGATTTCATCATCGTCCGCGCGGTCGCGTTTGCGAACAAGATTCAGCGCATGATGCTGCGCAGCGTGTTGCGTCAGGAGGACATGCCACTGCTCGAGTGGCGCATCCTCTACTCGCTTGCGCGATTTGGCGATTGCCACCTCGGACAGATCACGCAGAACAACTCGATGGACCCGGCCCACGGCAGCCGCGCGGCCAGCGCGCTCGAGGCCAAGGGCCTGATCGCGCGGCGGGACGACCCGACCAGCCGCCGCCGTCGGCTGATGTCGCTGACCGACGCGGGCCAGGCGACCTTCTATCGCATCTGGCCGCGCGCGCGCGACCTCGTCGCCGCTGTCACGGACGGCTTCGACCCGGACGAGTTCGAGCAACTCAAGCACTTGCTGGACAAGGCCAACGCCATTGCCCAACCGCAGTTCGAGGCGTGCCTGTCCGACAAGGACACCCGAGAACCCGACAACACAGAAGCCGCTTAACAAGATGCCAAGACCGGCACCCACACAAACCCGGCCCACGGGGAGGAGACCCACATGAAAGTACGCAACCTGTTCGCCGCGATCGTCGCGGCGACGGCGCTTGGCACCACGGCCAACGCCCAGGTCAACCTGAGCGCCGAAACCGCGAGCCCGGGTGGCGCGACCCACCTGGCCCCCACCCACCTCGTCGAGGTGGCGGGCACGAGCGGCGTCGCCAACATCCAGTTGGCCGACGGGCAGACGCTGACCAACTCGATTCAGAACGTCGCCGAAGGCAAGACCGACATCGCCGCGACGCCACACATCCTGCCCTTCCTGATGAGCCGCGGCGTCGGCCCGTATGGCAAGCTTGGCAAGGAGAAGGGCGCGGAACTCGCTGGCAACCTGCGCGCGATTTTCCCGTTCACGCTCGGCATCTTCTTCCTCTACGCCTTCGACGCCAAGGGCGTGAACGGCTGGGACGACCTCGAAGGCCGCACGATCTACAACGGCCCGCCGCGGGGCGGCGCGTTGACCAACGCGCGCAGCGTGATCCAGATCGTCACCGGCCTCAAGGACGGCGAGGGCTACACCGGCATGCAGGCCAACTGGGGCCAGGCGGCCGCGGTTATCTCGGGCGGTGAGCCCGATGCCGTCGTGTTGCCCGAGCTCTTCCCCGGCAGCCGCGTGGTGTCGCTCGGTGCGTCCGGCAAGATGACCGGCTGGTCGATCCCGATCGAGGCGTACAACAGCGAGGCCATGCAGAAGTACATGCAGGCGCCCGGCAGCGCGCCGGCCGAACTCCCGCTCGCGCAGGTGCAGGCCGCGATGGGCGACGAGTGGACCTTCATCTCCGAAGACGACACCTTCCGCGGCATGGCCACCATCGGCGGCGCGGTGGTGCACAAGGACATGGACGAGCAACTGGTCTACGACCTGGTGGCGGCCTACGTCAGCACCCTCGACGACCTGAAGGCCAAAGCGCCCTTCGGGGACACGGTCAACTTCGACAACCCGGGCCTCGGCATGTGCGGCCGGAACCCGGTGCAGTACCACCCGGGTGCCGCCCGTGCGTGGCGCGATGCCGGCTACGAGTTGCCAGACTGCGCGGTGGCCAGCTGATAGGCAGCCGCGCTGAAGAGCAGCCCCGCTGAACTGGCAGCCCCACTGAACGCGCACCGCACACCGCGGTGCGCGCCCTGCCCGTCGCCGGCGACGCCGCTGGCACGGGCGTTTTCACTGCCGCCGGTGCGGCGAGCGACAGCGTGCAACGCGTCGCACCGAGTTGAGTAGACCATGGCCGACGACAGCACCGCCTCCGGCTCCCTCTCGCACCTGACCCTCTACGGGCTCGCGCTCGTCTTCATCGTGCTCGGCGCGCTGAACAGCATGCCGGTGATCCCGGGCTGGGACGACCTCTGGCGTGGCCTGAGCGGCGTCGAGGACCTCAAGGTGCGCGCGTTCTCGACCGAGTGGTTCTACCCGATCATCTTCTTCCTGATGATGCTGATCGTCGCGCTCAAGCACTCGATGTGGCGCGCGTGGCGCGGCAGCGCACGGGCCGGCTTCGGCCTTTTCATGGACATTGCACTAGTGGTCGCGGCCGCGGCAGTCTCGCTCACCTACCTGATCGAAATCGACAGCGTGTGCCTGATCGACGCGATCACCGGTGAACGCGCGCGCTTGATCGCGCAGACACTCGAGGCCGAGATCGCCTTTGCCGAGGAGATGGGCCTGCCGGTGCCGGACACGGTCGAGGACCCGCAATGCGTCCAGACCACCGGCATCTGGCTGGTGCTGATCATGGGCCTCTCGATCCTCGTGTTCCTCGGCTACAACATCAAGGTCTGGGGCCTGCCGCTGGTGCTGGTGTCGCTGCTCATCGCGCTCTACACCATCGGCACCGTGCTGGTCTGGTACTTCCACGGCCCGGACGACATCAACAAGTACCTGATGACCAAGCTCGGCGGGGAGCCACGCACCTTCCTCGACGGCCGGCCCAACGTCCACGACGCGCTGGTCAACAACGCCTCGGGCATGCTCGGCCGCTTCATGCACGTGATCATGAACGTGGTGTTCCCGTACATCATCCTCGGGGCCATGTTTGGCAAATCGGCGGGCGGCAAGTCGCTGATCAAGCTCGCCTTCCGCTGGACCCGTCGCCTGCGCGGCGGGCCGGCGCACGCGGCGATCGTGTCGTCGGCGATGTTCGGCACGATCACCGGCGGCCCGGTGGTCAACGTGCTCTCGACCGGTGTGCTCACCATCCCGATGATGCTCAAGCGCGGCTTTTCCAAAGTGTTCGCCGGCGGCATGGAAGCGGCGGCCTCGTCCGGCGGGTCGATCATGCCGCCGGTGATGGGCGTGGCGGCCTTCGTGCTCGCCGCGCTGACAGCCGTGCCCTACCGCGACATCGTCATCGCCGCCCTCTTGCCCGCGCTCGCGTACTTCCTGTGCCTCTTTCTCTCGGCCGTGTTCCAGTCGCGCAAGCAGGGCATCGAGGCCTTCGGCGAACTCACCGA of Pseudomonadota bacterium contains these proteins:
- a CDS encoding DEAD/DEAH box helicase, whose amino-acid sequence is MAPPAAALAAFSPAVRDWFLSSIGEPTAVQAAAWPAIARGAHVLATAPTGSGKTLTAFLYAIDRFATGEWQTGRTRVLYVSPLKALNNDIQRNLIAPLASLREREALPALRVAVRSGDTPQSERQRLLRRPPDILITTPESLALMLTTVRGREALSHVETVIFDEVHAVADNRRGVSLAVSAERLVELTGDALQRIALSATVEPLAQVARFVAGHDAARTPRPIEIINPSIDKALELSVRYPDEAARAAEQGEPIWDALAERFRDITEANRSTLFFTNSRKLAEKVTLKINDASHHPGPLAWAHHGSLARDIRSEVERRLKAGELRAIVATSSLEMGIDIGDLDEVVMVQSPPGIAQALQRLGRAGHQVNAVSRGTLFPVHDHDFLEAAVLTRATLERDLEPLRPVDCPLDMLAQFIISCTATETRTTDDLFALLRRAEPYRRLSREAFDRVLEQLAGRYSGARVRALEPRIEYDRLQGTVSAKKSAVFAFYNAGGSIPDRGYYQIRHGDGGAQIGELDEEFVWEAKIGDVFSLGTQHWQVQRITHNDVFVKPARPVGIAPPFWRAEKLERSAHFADRIAAFLAEAEQTLQHAHPDELVDTLQTQHHFDAGAATKLVDYLSRQRESTGSALPHSDHVVLERMQSGPDGYRGPELQQQWVIHTVWGGQANRPYALALGAAWQQTFDESPEVHSDNDAIIVLAKANPTPEAVMALVEPHNLDALLRAALESSGFFGARFREVCGRFLLLPRQKFNQRLPLWMSRLQAKKLMSATRDFSDFPVMLETWRTCLQDEFDLGALRQHLGRLADGSLLWSYAETDAPSPFARNLSYEQIAPLVYADDTPEHAGPSQLDADLIAEAVRNAAVRPPLNPVICAEFVAKRQRSHPDYRPETDADWRDWVRERVLLPEAEWWDGWQGQPDAHDDRLVVFSAGERRWVCHLEQAHALVASGLAADATPSRSALPALEDARDSLTQACEILSFYGPLRTEQVVALLPSVPNGLFEDGRLVGDVRVQDDEALYTLDAENLDIILRWQRAANRPAFETRPATALPDFLARWHGFGKPPTADNTVDALDRLRGYRAPVSTVLDDCLAARLPGLSSHQLDDSLREHAIRWRGHSRERISLHYDDDTDLLYAPSEPTDDVAALRAGFADPAAGYSFNQVRDQLQATAPEDDLDAFNARWWDAVWAGVVTADAVQPLRQGALAQYRLTSAPSAHHRARAGRRISGRRALQNARAAAVGWPGVWRLSPQPTVASNPLDQLERARERVYLLLDRYGVVNRDLVNRECDDGREPMAWRALFQALRVMELAGEVVQGLFFDELAGPQFASPQALHLLRRHPSATGSFWCNALDPVSPCGLGLDWPELPQRRAQNALAFHDGALALVIERAGKQLRFLIEPDAPALGAVLAPLAHLAARRRVEVQTINDTPAVVSPYRAALERHLDCHSDHKALTIEAPHSP
- a CDS encoding MarR family winged helix-turn-helix transcriptional regulator, yielding MTRNPPLLSPDEVDDFIIVRAVAFANKIQRMMLRSVLRQEDMPLLEWRILYSLARFGDCHLGQITQNNSMDPAHGSRAASALEAKGLIARRDDPTSRRRRLMSLTDAGQATFYRIWPRARDLVAAVTDGFDPDEFEQLKHLLDKANAIAQPQFEACLSDKDTREPDNTEAA
- a CDS encoding TAXI family TRAP transporter solute-binding subunit, coding for MKVRNLFAAIVAATALGTTANAQVNLSAETASPGGATHLAPTHLVEVAGTSGVANIQLADGQTLTNSIQNVAEGKTDIAATPHILPFLMSRGVGPYGKLGKEKGAELAGNLRAIFPFTLGIFFLYAFDAKGVNGWDDLEGRTIYNGPPRGGALTNARSVIQIVTGLKDGEGYTGMQANWGQAAAVISGGEPDAVVLPELFPGSRVVSLGASGKMTGWSIPIEAYNSEAMQKYMQAPGSAPAELPLAQVQAAMGDEWTFISEDDTFRGMATIGGAVVHKDMDEQLVYDLVAAYVSTLDDLKAKAPFGDTVNFDNPGLGMCGRNPVQYHPGAARAWRDAGYELPDCAVAS
- a CDS encoding TRAP transporter fused permease subunit, translated to MADDSTASGSLSHLTLYGLALVFIVLGALNSMPVIPGWDDLWRGLSGVEDLKVRAFSTEWFYPIIFFLMMLIVALKHSMWRAWRGSARAGFGLFMDIALVVAAAAVSLTYLIEIDSVCLIDAITGERARLIAQTLEAEIAFAEEMGLPVPDTVEDPQCVQTTGIWLVLIMGLSILVFLGYNIKVWGLPLVLVSLLIALYTIGTVLVWYFHGPDDINKYLMTKLGGEPRTFLDGRPNVHDALVNNASGMLGRFMHVIMNVVFPYIILGAMFGKSAGGKSLIKLAFRWTRRLRGGPAHAAIVSSAMFGTITGGPVVNVLSTGVLTIPMMLKRGFSKVFAGGMEAAASSGGSIMPPVMGVAAFVLAALTAVPYRDIVIAALLPALAYFLCLFLSAVFQSRKQGIEAFGELTEDMRITRADVLYLSQIFLPILLILFLLLTPKDAVGCGPLGWLFGVETSVFNGHCRAHDLPWVLQIVQNAAGDAGATGWWAAALVIVLLFLDKDFRAQPRKLFDGLAEAGTTISTLYLMFLAVTVIDVCLNFTGLSKFVAIDVLTFLLSLDLGGGGSAFFQFIALLITMLLAVLLGMGMPAVPAYINVALLMGPMLIGLGIATFTAHMFVFYFAVASAITPPVALAAFAASTITKAEPMSTGFSAVRSGIVMFTIPFVFAFYPELLLIDQALIDPASPDRSFLPGYENGVALSALVWLIARLVLALYLVASALARFDTTELSLPWVAVRLAVAVGLLMRPEAIHLAACVLAVALLAWHRVGANRAAAAT